The Euphorbia lathyris chromosome 3, ddEupLath1.1, whole genome shotgun sequence genome contains a region encoding:
- the LOC136224503 gene encoding receptor-like protein 15 isoform X2, translated as MKEFLKSSCVILDDLDSWVDDTRMSNCCDWDRVQCNFTSGRVISISLNYTTGLPLSSTSKYCTLNLSLLHPFEELLVLDLSHNQFDGWISNQGFEMSSLKKLQVLDLSSNFFNTSILSFVGGLISLKTLILGSNEMYGSFPSKELGNMKNLQVLDISYNQFNDTLSLEGLCGFKSLLELDLSSNYLSGPLPECLGNLTNLQVIDLSYNQFSGNLLSVVSKLISLKYLFLSGNRFEGVFSFSALANHSNLEIFQLSSGSPMLELETENPTWFPSFQLKVIDLPNCNLNKQTREIPSFLLHQHDLWFIDLSHNKLVGKFPSWILQNNSKLQILNLMNNSFTGTFQLPSFKHDLLQLVISSNNITGQLPYDIGLIFPSLGYINLSKNSFDGIVPSSIGEMKSIWILDLSHNNLSGEFPGSLFTNSVSLDALFLSNNNFQGNIFPKNVNSTLSVLDMSNNNFSGEIGLEVLNIPYLSVLDISNNKVSGTIPIQLCNLTSIRTLDLSQNKLYGSFPSCFNATSLTFLFLQKNSLNGLIPHVLHRSSDLAVLDLRDNKFSGNIPSWITELSKLSVLLLGGNSLRGPIPNHVCQLRNVNIVDLSCNLFYGSIPSCFNNLSFSVGSEADSFESSPMGAAVSSPSDSYNATLELDVVGLISWSFSDEIEVEFPMKYRYNSYKGYIINLMSGMDLSHNELTGSIPPEIGLLREIRSLNFSYNHLSGPVPAKFSNLKFLENLDLSNNNLSGEIPTPLAELNFLAIFDVSYNNLSGKILDKGQFGTFGESSYQGNAGLCGELIHRSCSNEAETRPSIDMEEDEEEDEGPIDMFWFYWTFSASYVAILLTLAATICINKHLCILWFHLIDECIYKCSVWSCRKTFL; from the exons ATGAAGGAATTCCTGAAATCGAGTTGTGTAATTCTAGATGATCTTGATTCATGGGTTGATGATACAAGAATGAGCAACTGTTGTGATTGGGATCGAGTTCAGTGTAACTTCACTTCCGGGCGTGTGATTTCCATCTCTCTTAATTACACAACTGGATTGCCTTTGAGTTCTACATCAAAATATTGTACTTTAAATCTCTCCCTTCTTCATCCTTTTGAAGAACTACTCGTCCTTGATTTATCTCATAATCAATTTGATGGATGGATTTCCAACCAAG GTTTTGAAATGTCAAGTTTGAAGAAGCTACAGGTGTTGGATCTTTCTTCTAATTTCTTCAACACCAGTATCTTGTCATTTGTTGGTGGTCTTATATCACTTAAGACATTGATTCTTGGCAGTAATGAAATGTATGGATCCTTCCCTAGTAAGG AATTAGGTAATATGAAAAATCTGCAGGTGTTGGATATAAGTTATAATCAATTCAATGACACCTTATCATTGGAAG GATTATGCGGCTTCAAAAGCCTCCTTGAGTTGGATTTAAGTAGTAATTACTTATCTGGACCTCTTCCTGAATGTCTTGGCAACTTGACCAACCTCCAAGTTATTGATCTGTCATACAATCAATTCAGTGGCAACTTACTTTCTGTTGTTTCTAAACTCATTTCTCTCAAGTACTTGTTTCTTTCTGGAAATAGGTTTGAAGGTGTATTTTCATTTAGTGCTTTGGCTAACCACTCAAACCTTGAGATATTTCAACTCTCATCAGGAAGTCCCATGTTAGAATTGGAAACAGAAAATCCTACCTGGTTTCCTTCATTTCAACTGAAGGTCATTGACTTGCCCAATTGCAATTTAAATAAGCAAACCAGAGAAATTCCGAGCTTTCTTCTCCACCAGCATGACCTATGGTTCATTGATCTCTCTCATAATAAGCTTGTTGGGAAGTTCCCCAGTTGGATCTTACAGAATAACTCAAAGTTACAAATTCTTAATTTGATGAACAACTCATTCACAGGAACTTTTCAGCTTCCCAGTTTCAAGCATGACTTGCTTCAGTTAGTAATTTCTAGCAACAACATCACTGGTCAGCTACCTTATGATATTGGTTTGATCTTCCCCAGTCTAGGCTATATAAACTTATCAAAGAACAGTTTTGACGGTATTGTTCCTTCTTCAATTGGTGAGATGAAATCGATTTGGATTCTAGATTTGTCACACAACAATTTATCAGGAGAGTTCCCAGGAAGTTTGTTCACCAATAGTGTGTCTTTAGACGCACTATTTCTATCAAACAACAATTTCCAGGGAAACATTTTCCCCAAGAATGTGAACTCTACTTTGTCTGTATTAGATATGAGTAACAACAACTTCAGTGGGGAGATTGGTCTAGAAGTACTGAACATCCCCTACTTATCTGTTCTGGACATTTCGAATAACAAGGTATCAGGTACAATTCCAATTCAGCTCTGTAACCTGACTAGTATTCGAACTTTAGACCTCTCCCAAAATAAGCTATACGGGTCATTTCCCTCATGTTTCAATGCTACATCTTTGACAttcctgtttctgcaaaagaaTAGTCTAAATGGCTTGATACCACATGTGCTTCATAGAAGTTCTGATTTAGCTGTTCTTGATCTGAGGGATAACAAGTTTTCCGGAAATATTCCATCTTGGATTACAGAACTCTCCAAATTGAGTGTGCTTTTACTAGGTGGGAATTCACTGCGAGGTCCTATTCCTAATCATGTCTGCCAGTTAAGGAATGTGAATATAGTCGATCTTTCGTGCAACTTATTTTATGGTTCAATACCttcatgcttcaacaatttatcaTTCTCGGTGGGATCAGAAGCAGATTCTTTTGAATCTAGTCCTATGGGTGCGGCAGTCAGCTCACCTAGCGATAGCTACAATGCAACTCTTGAATTAGATGTGGTTGGCCTAATTTCTTGGTCTTTCTCAGACGAAATTGAGGTGGAATTTCCAATGAAGTATAGATATAATTCCTATAAGGGTTACATTATCAACTTAATGTCAGGGATGGATCTGTCACACAATGAGCTAACTGGTAGTATCCCTCCAGAAATCGGCCTTCTCCGAGAAATTCGATCATTGAACTTTTCATACAATCATTTGTCAGGACCCGTACCAGCAAAATTTTCAAATCTAAAATTTTTAGAGAACCTGGACCTTAGCAACAACAATTTGAGTGGTGAAATCCCAACTCCGTTGGCTGAGTTGAACTTTTTAGCAATCTTTGATGTTTCATACAACAATTTGTCAGGTAAGATCCTTGATAAGGGGCAGTTCGGGACATTCGGTGAAAGTAGTTACCAAGGTAATGCTGGTCTATGCGGAGAACTGATTCACAGAAGTTGCAGCAATGAAGCGGAAACACGACCATCAATTGatatggaagaagatgaagaagaagatgagggtcCTATTGACATGTTCTGGTTCTATTGGACATTCTCCGCATCCTATGTTGCAATCTTACTGACATTAGCTGCGACCATCTGCATCAACAAACATTTGTGCATTTTATGGTTTCACTTGATTGATGAATGTATCTATAAATGTTCAGTTTGGTCTTGTAGAAAGACATTCCTCTGA
- the LOC136224503 gene encoding receptor-like protein 15 isoform X1, with product MARILVMFSLSAFVFLVQINAYKACWEKERIGLLDMKEFLKSSCVILDDLDSWVDDTRMSNCCDWDRVQCNFTSGRVISISLNYTTGLPLSSTSKYCTLNLSLLHPFEELLVLDLSHNQFDGWISNQGFEMSSLKKLQVLDLSSNFFNTSILSFVGGLISLKTLILGSNEMYGSFPSKELGNMKNLQVLDISYNQFNDTLSLEGLCGFKSLLELDLSSNYLSGPLPECLGNLTNLQVIDLSYNQFSGNLLSVVSKLISLKYLFLSGNRFEGVFSFSALANHSNLEIFQLSSGSPMLELETENPTWFPSFQLKVIDLPNCNLNKQTREIPSFLLHQHDLWFIDLSHNKLVGKFPSWILQNNSKLQILNLMNNSFTGTFQLPSFKHDLLQLVISSNNITGQLPYDIGLIFPSLGYINLSKNSFDGIVPSSIGEMKSIWILDLSHNNLSGEFPGSLFTNSVSLDALFLSNNNFQGNIFPKNVNSTLSVLDMSNNNFSGEIGLEVLNIPYLSVLDISNNKVSGTIPIQLCNLTSIRTLDLSQNKLYGSFPSCFNATSLTFLFLQKNSLNGLIPHVLHRSSDLAVLDLRDNKFSGNIPSWITELSKLSVLLLGGNSLRGPIPNHVCQLRNVNIVDLSCNLFYGSIPSCFNNLSFSVGSEADSFESSPMGAAVSSPSDSYNATLELDVVGLISWSFSDEIEVEFPMKYRYNSYKGYIINLMSGMDLSHNELTGSIPPEIGLLREIRSLNFSYNHLSGPVPAKFSNLKFLENLDLSNNNLSGEIPTPLAELNFLAIFDVSYNNLSGKILDKGQFGTFGESSYQGNAGLCGELIHRSCSNEAETRPSIDMEEDEEEDEGPIDMFWFYWTFSASYVAILLTLAATICINKHLCILWFHLIDECIYKCSVWSCRKTFL from the exons ATGGCGAGGATATTGGTTATGTTTTCATTATCAGCTTTTGTGTTTTTGGTTCAAATAAATGCATATAAAGCTTGTTGGGAAAAAGAGAGGATAGGTTTGCTGGACATGAAGGAATTCCTGAAATCGAGTTGTGTAATTCTAGATGATCTTGATTCATGGGTTGATGATACAAGAATGAGCAACTGTTGTGATTGGGATCGAGTTCAGTGTAACTTCACTTCCGGGCGTGTGATTTCCATCTCTCTTAATTACACAACTGGATTGCCTTTGAGTTCTACATCAAAATATTGTACTTTAAATCTCTCCCTTCTTCATCCTTTTGAAGAACTACTCGTCCTTGATTTATCTCATAATCAATTTGATGGATGGATTTCCAACCAAG GTTTTGAAATGTCAAGTTTGAAGAAGCTACAGGTGTTGGATCTTTCTTCTAATTTCTTCAACACCAGTATCTTGTCATTTGTTGGTGGTCTTATATCACTTAAGACATTGATTCTTGGCAGTAATGAAATGTATGGATCCTTCCCTAGTAAGG AATTAGGTAATATGAAAAATCTGCAGGTGTTGGATATAAGTTATAATCAATTCAATGACACCTTATCATTGGAAG GATTATGCGGCTTCAAAAGCCTCCTTGAGTTGGATTTAAGTAGTAATTACTTATCTGGACCTCTTCCTGAATGTCTTGGCAACTTGACCAACCTCCAAGTTATTGATCTGTCATACAATCAATTCAGTGGCAACTTACTTTCTGTTGTTTCTAAACTCATTTCTCTCAAGTACTTGTTTCTTTCTGGAAATAGGTTTGAAGGTGTATTTTCATTTAGTGCTTTGGCTAACCACTCAAACCTTGAGATATTTCAACTCTCATCAGGAAGTCCCATGTTAGAATTGGAAACAGAAAATCCTACCTGGTTTCCTTCATTTCAACTGAAGGTCATTGACTTGCCCAATTGCAATTTAAATAAGCAAACCAGAGAAATTCCGAGCTTTCTTCTCCACCAGCATGACCTATGGTTCATTGATCTCTCTCATAATAAGCTTGTTGGGAAGTTCCCCAGTTGGATCTTACAGAATAACTCAAAGTTACAAATTCTTAATTTGATGAACAACTCATTCACAGGAACTTTTCAGCTTCCCAGTTTCAAGCATGACTTGCTTCAGTTAGTAATTTCTAGCAACAACATCACTGGTCAGCTACCTTATGATATTGGTTTGATCTTCCCCAGTCTAGGCTATATAAACTTATCAAAGAACAGTTTTGACGGTATTGTTCCTTCTTCAATTGGTGAGATGAAATCGATTTGGATTCTAGATTTGTCACACAACAATTTATCAGGAGAGTTCCCAGGAAGTTTGTTCACCAATAGTGTGTCTTTAGACGCACTATTTCTATCAAACAACAATTTCCAGGGAAACATTTTCCCCAAGAATGTGAACTCTACTTTGTCTGTATTAGATATGAGTAACAACAACTTCAGTGGGGAGATTGGTCTAGAAGTACTGAACATCCCCTACTTATCTGTTCTGGACATTTCGAATAACAAGGTATCAGGTACAATTCCAATTCAGCTCTGTAACCTGACTAGTATTCGAACTTTAGACCTCTCCCAAAATAAGCTATACGGGTCATTTCCCTCATGTTTCAATGCTACATCTTTGACAttcctgtttctgcaaaagaaTAGTCTAAATGGCTTGATACCACATGTGCTTCATAGAAGTTCTGATTTAGCTGTTCTTGATCTGAGGGATAACAAGTTTTCCGGAAATATTCCATCTTGGATTACAGAACTCTCCAAATTGAGTGTGCTTTTACTAGGTGGGAATTCACTGCGAGGTCCTATTCCTAATCATGTCTGCCAGTTAAGGAATGTGAATATAGTCGATCTTTCGTGCAACTTATTTTATGGTTCAATACCttcatgcttcaacaatttatcaTTCTCGGTGGGATCAGAAGCAGATTCTTTTGAATCTAGTCCTATGGGTGCGGCAGTCAGCTCACCTAGCGATAGCTACAATGCAACTCTTGAATTAGATGTGGTTGGCCTAATTTCTTGGTCTTTCTCAGACGAAATTGAGGTGGAATTTCCAATGAAGTATAGATATAATTCCTATAAGGGTTACATTATCAACTTAATGTCAGGGATGGATCTGTCACACAATGAGCTAACTGGTAGTATCCCTCCAGAAATCGGCCTTCTCCGAGAAATTCGATCATTGAACTTTTCATACAATCATTTGTCAGGACCCGTACCAGCAAAATTTTCAAATCTAAAATTTTTAGAGAACCTGGACCTTAGCAACAACAATTTGAGTGGTGAAATCCCAACTCCGTTGGCTGAGTTGAACTTTTTAGCAATCTTTGATGTTTCATACAACAATTTGTCAGGTAAGATCCTTGATAAGGGGCAGTTCGGGACATTCGGTGAAAGTAGTTACCAAGGTAATGCTGGTCTATGCGGAGAACTGATTCACAGAAGTTGCAGCAATGAAGCGGAAACACGACCATCAATTGatatggaagaagatgaagaagaagatgagggtcCTATTGACATGTTCTGGTTCTATTGGACATTCTCCGCATCCTATGTTGCAATCTTACTGACATTAGCTGCGACCATCTGCATCAACAAACATTTGTGCATTTTATGGTTTCACTTGATTGATGAATGTATCTATAAATGTTCAGTTTGGTCTTGTAGAAAGACATTCCTCTGA